The Lathyrus oleraceus cultivar Zhongwan6 chromosome 5, CAAS_Psat_ZW6_1.0, whole genome shotgun sequence genome includes the window TGTTAATTTGAAGTTGTGCTATATTTTTATAGTTATTGTATTATTGTGATTCTTCATTTGACTGTATATTTGTTATCATAGTTCCGGTGAGAATTGTGGATCCTTCAAAGGACTTAAATTCTTATGGTTTGGGAAATGTCGACTGGAAGGAAAGGGTTGAAGGTTGGAAGTTGAAGCACGAGAAAAATATGGTACAAATGACTGGTAGATATGCTGAGGGGAAAGGAGGAGGAGGAGATATTGAAGGGACTGGTTCTAATGGAGAAGAACTTCAAATGTAAGTCACTTATGCTGTTTCGTTAGATGTTAAATGATTTATGCTAGAGGGCCATTTCTTAAGGTCGGGTTGTGTGACCTGATTCCCCTAAACTCAGATTTTAATTTCTTTTAGTGCACTGGAAGTAGTGCAACCCTAGGGTACATCTAGATGAATTTCAGGTTCCTAATGCTGTAGAATGTGGTGATGGATAAGGAGGAAATGATGAGATTAATGAAGATGCAAATTTTATGTTATGGAAGATATGATTATCCTTATTGTTGTGTTAGGAATTTGATCTAGAGTCCAGGCTTGGAGTATTTTCTTTTGTGAAATTTTAGGCTTATGAAATTTTAGGCTTATGAAATTTTAGTTGAGTTTGCTTTAAGTATTTACTCGGATTGAATTTCATTTCAAGTTATATGGTCCATTGATTTTGTTTTTGACAGGGTTGATGATGCTCGACAACCTATGAGTCGGATTGTACCTATTTCTTCATCTCAATTGACCCCTTATCGTGTTGTCATCGTACTCCGGCTGATAATTCTTGGTTTCTTCTTGCAATATCGTGTAACTCACCCAGTAAACGATGCATATCCACTGTGGTTGACATCAGTTATCTGTGAGATTTGGTTTGCGTTATCCTGGATTTTGGATCAGTTTCCAAAGTGGTCGCCCATTAACCGTGAGACTTATCTTGACAGGCTTGCTATAAGGTTTGGATCGACCGGTTTCTCTTCCCTTTTGGACTTGCCTTGGTTTAACTTTGATGCGAGTTTTTCTATTCCGCTAATCTTCGTTTGTCTTGTGTAGATACGATCGAGACGGAGAACCATCACAGTTGGCTCCTATTGACGTTTTTGTCAGTACAGTGGACCCACTCAAAGAGCCGCCTCTTGTCACTGCAAATACTGTTTTGTCTATACTCTCTGTTGATTACCCCGTCGACAAGGTTTCCTGCTATGTATCAGATGATGGTTCAGCTATGCTGACTTTTGAAGCCTTATCAGAAACAGCTGAGTTTGCAAAGAAGTGGGTGCCCTTTTGCAAAAAACACAATATTGAGCCCAGAGCTCCTGAGTTTTATTTTGCCCAGAAGATTGATTACTTAAAGGACAAGATTCAACCTTCTTTTGTTAAGGAGCGACGAGCAATGAAGGTTTGTTTTTAGGCATCAATCATGTTTTCATTTCCATATGTGTGTAGAAAATTAAATATGGATATTTGTGCTTAACAGAGAGAATATGAAGAATTCAAAGTAGGGATCAATGCCTATGTTGCCAAAGCTCAGAAGACGCCAGAGGAAGGTTGGACAATGCAGGATGGAACTCCTTGGCCCGGAAATAACTCTAGGGATCATCCTGGAATGATTCAGGTATTACGATTTTCCCTACAACGCTCATAACCTCTACTGTTATTGATATTTTCAGTTTAGTTAATATTATTTTGTGGTATGCAGGTGTTTTTAGGTCATAGTGGAGGGCTTGACACAGATGGTAATGAGCTGCCTAGGCTTGTCTATGTTTCTCGTGAAAAGCGACCTGGCTTCCAACATCACAAGAAGGCTGGAGCTATGAATGCTTTGGTTTGTCATACTGAAATGTTTTATTTTATGTTTTCAACGGTGTTGTCTGCTTTATTTTGGTTGTGTCTTGCTCTTGTCCCGTGTCTTGTTTTTGTTCCTATCGAGTCTCTGTCCTTGATGTGGCAATAATATTTATTAGAAAGATAGGTTTTGAATGTATCTAACCTTGGTTTATTTCGTGTGATGTAGATTCGAGTTTCCGCTGTTTTGACCAACGGTGCATATATGTTGAATGTTGATTGTGATCACTACTTCAATAATAGCAAAGCTCTTAAAGAAGCAATGTGTTTCATGATGGATCCTGCTTATGCCAAGAAGACATGCTATGTGCAATTTCCTCAGAGATTTGATGGCATTGACTTGCACGATCGATATGCCAATCGCAATATTGTCTTCTTCGATGTACGACTTTGTTCTTTTGTAATTTTTCCAATGTTGTAACTAAGAATTTTTCTCCTTGCGTTACTCTCCACTGATTTGGCTGAACCTCATTTTTGTCATCCGTCAGATCAACATGAAAGGTCATGATGGTATTCAAGGCCCAGTCTATGTCGGAACTGGTTGCTGTTTCAATAGGCAGGCTTTATATGGTTATGATCCTGTTTTGACCGAGGAAGATCTCGAACCTAACATTATTGTGAAGAGCTGTTGTGGTTCTAGAAAGAAGGGTAGGGGTGTCAATAAGAAGTACGGTGACAAGAAGAGGGGTGTCAAAAGAACTGAATCCACCATTCCCATATTTAATATGGAGGATATAGAGGAGGGTGTTGAAGGTAATACTACTATCAAAACATATCTCTTGTAACCCCCTTATTCACAGTTCTTACCCTTTTAGAACTTAAAATTTAGTTTTCATGTAAGAAAATTGTCTGTTGTAACTTGTTTGTCGGATATACTGAGATTGCCTAAAAGACGGTATTACATGTCTTTTTGCAGGTTATGATGATGAAAGGTCACTTCTAATGTCTCAGAAGAGCTTGGAGAAGCGTTTTGGACAGTCGCCAGTTTTTATTTCTGCTACCTTCATGGAGCAGGGTGGCATTCCACCTACAACCAATCCCGCAACTCTTCTTAAGGAAGCAATACATGTTATCAGCTGCGGTTATGAAGACAAGACAGAATGGGGCAAAGAGGTGAACATGTCTATTCATATTGTGTGATTGATAAGCAGGTTGTTTATTTAGCTATTAATAATCATTTTTCTGACTTCACCAGATTGGATGGATCTATGGTTCTGTGACTGAAGATATCTTGACCGGGTTTAAGATGCATGCACGTGGTTGGATTTCCGTCTATTGCATGCCACCTCGTCCAGCATTTAAGGGTTCTGCGCCCATCAATCTTTCTGACCGTCTCAATCAAGTGCTTCGGTGGGCCTTAGGTTCAATCGAGATTTTCCTTAGCAGACATTGTCCCTTATGGTATGGCTACAACGGAAGGATGAGGCCTCTCATGAGGCTTGCTTATATCAACACAATTGTCTACCCTTTTACCTCACTCCCGCTGATTGCGTACTGTACGCTTCCCGCATTTTGTCTTCTCACAAATAAATTTATTATTCCCGAGGTAGGCGATTTCTTTTATCTTATTTCTGACTGTTAAACTTATAACTACTGATTCTGGATCCTGACATTTGGTTAATCTTTCTGCAGATAAGTAACTTTGCAAGCATGTGGTTTATCCTTCTCTTTATATCCATTTTTACTACTTCGATTCTCGAGCTTAGGTGGAGTGGTGTCGGTATAGAAGACTGGTGGAGAAACGAACAGTTTTGGGTTATCGGTGGAACATCCGCACATCTTTTCGCCGTGTTCCAAGGGCTTCTCAAAGTGCTCGCCGGGATTGACACAAATTTTACTGTCACATCAAAGGCATCAGACGAAGACGGGGACTTCGCCGAGCTATACGTGTTCAAATGGACATCACTTCTCATCCCTCCTACAACCGTGCTTATTGTGAACTTGGTAGGTATTGTGGCTGGTGTATCTTTTGCCATAAACAGTGGTTACCAATCTTGGGGTCCACTATTTGGAAAGCTTTTCTTTGCTATATGGGTGATTGCCCATTTATACCCTTTCTTGAAGGGTCTATTGGGAAGACAAAATCGTACTCCGACGATCGTTATCGTCTGGTCTATTCTCCTTGCTTCTATATTCTCCTTATTGTGGGTCAGGATTGACCCCTTCATCACTGATCCCAACAAAGCATCAGCCAATGGTCAATGTGGTATCAACTGTTAGTTTATTGAAGATTCATTTGTATTTTTACCACACCCCTTTTGATTTGAAGAGACATTCAAGATTGCAGAAGTGTATATAAACAAGAATTCAGCTTGGAGTTAGTCCTATTTATGCATGGAAAATAGGATGGGAGATAAAGTTATAAACCAGCATAGCATTCTTgtttcttttgtttatttattCACATGTTTCCTCTTTGGGGTCCTTACAAGGATAGTTATGTTGAGAGGTGTCTATGTTGTATTTTTTTGTCCACATAGTATAAAATTTGTTTATGACAGTAATATAGTTAAAGCAAACAAGGTGTAATGTACTGTTTAGTGGTTGTCTAGTGTGCTCTACAATGGTGTCTTACATTTGATGAACATTGGATATAATATTTTGATGGTCTGGGTTTTGTGTGAGTGACCAAGACCAAGGTTTGTTTTTTTAATGATTTTCATGAATGTCTTTTCTTCAGCTCACTTTCTAATGGCTTCCATTAACCTCACCATTTTCCTTGCTTGCTTACCATTGCCATGATCATGAATTCCTTTACCATCTTTGAAGTATATAAATGTATGTTGGTTGAAAAAACACCTATAGTATTGTTGGTAAATCTTGTCCTAAATAAAATGGTTCTGAAGTATCCAAACAAATTGttgtaaaaaatgaaaaaaagagaCTCTGCATAAATGATTACTTACTGAATTATAGGAGCCATTGTCCTTTACAAGGGGTTTGAACTAATGCTATATACTCTGCCGCTGAAGATGATCTAGATATAACTGATTGCTTCTTACTTTTCCAACTTATCAATGATTACAAAATCCTATTGTGGACTTCCTAGTGTCAAGACATGCTCCTATGTGAATCACATTAGTTGTATTGTATTGTTTGAATTTAAGGTAAATGGCTCAAACATATGTGAAGTAAATGGTTCAAGCATAGTTGAATTTAAGGTAAATGGCTCAAACATATGTGAAGTAAATGGTTCAAGCATAGTTGAGGTTGGTGGCTCAGACATATTAGTTGAGGTTATTGGCTCAGGTATGTTTGAGGTTGGTGGCTCATGCATAATAGGTAATAATATTGTAGGAGGCTGAGGCATATGGTGATGATTATGGATATCATCAAACAAATCATATAAACTAGTATTGTAGTTTTGAGATGCAATCACTGGTTCAATACCCTCATATAGTTTTAACAAATGAGAAAAAATGTGCTCAAAGAAAAATATGGCATATATATTACATCAATAATATAAAAAGATTCATTAAAACATTTGTTCCCTACAAAACATGTGGTTATTAAAAAGAACCCTAGGCCAACTTAATGGTTATTGGGTTGATTCTCTTCATGCACTGGATTTTTTTCTAGAACAACACATGGTCAGTTGCATGTTATGAATGGTACAAACAATACCTGTTTTAAAATTGGTATGTCACTAATACCCTTAGAACTTTGGTTAGGATAAATCAAGACTTTAAATTCATCTGATGGAATGACAACTTGGCTTTCTTGTGGAACAAGTAATGAGTAAGCTTTGTAAATATTTAAGAGTGAATCCATTAATATAATTTGGAATCTAACAGATGAGTATTGATCATTAAAACCCTTCAAAAAAATAAATAACTTGGTCTCCATCTGTGAGCACAAACCTTATCAATGACTTTACAAGTAACATCACAGTTGCATTGAGGGATTGGACAATTAACATTTAGGTTCATCATAAATATGTATAACCTTCTAAACTCCTTTTTGCAAGTAAGAAAGATTAACTTATTAGAATTAATAAACTCATACATCAAAGGTTTATCCTAAGTAGTCCAAGACATGTAAGACTCTCATGCATCAAAGGTTAAGCCTAAGTAAACCAAGATATGAGAAACTCTCAACAAAATTTAACTTCAAAATTAGGACTCGTGAGTTCTATACAGTAAATAAGATTACAAAGAAGATTTTGACCTTGAAATCATGCAGCCAAGACACAATGAAAAACCTGGCTGCAACcataaataaacaaaaaaaaatcatcattCCATTCTCAGACACAAGACTTTTGCGGGGGTGACGGAAAAATCCAACAATACAAGAAAACCCAAAGTAAGTTAACCAAATGCTTAAAAAAGGTATGCAGCAGTTCCACAACTTAATTTCAGTGGAAacaaaaacacttaattcattcATTCCTTCTCGTCATTATCTATAAGTATCTTCTTGCATGCTTCGTAACACATGAAAGAGATTCCTGCGGCCGGCACTAACTTCATGCAACTAGGTCCAAGCCCTCTATATAGACCCTGGATCCCTTCTTTTTCTAGTATGCTAACAAGTGCATGAAGGACATCTCTGTAAACCTGTCTTCCACTGAGAGCTCCAACTTGCATTTGCTTGCGAGCCACCTCGAGTGGAAAAGTCGCAGTACTTGAAATAGCACCAGCTGCTGAACCAATCAAAAGGGTTTCAATGTTGCCAATCTTCTCTTGTTTGAAAATTTTCTGGTATGCTTTGCGTAGTGTGTCATAGGCAAAGTAATTGGTAGCAGAATATGGAATAACACCAATAAGACTAGGAGTAAGGCCTCTGTATAGTTCGGCAGGACCCTCTTCTTTAATTATTTTCACGAATGCATCAAGGAGACCATTATAAACACCTCTCTGCAATATCACTAATCAAGCTTAAGTACTTTCTCCCTTCTATTTTCAAATATGATGCTTAAACATTAATACGGGAAATCAAACTTATGTATATCTGTTTGACAAACACATAAATTAAGCGCTTATAGCATAAGTACTTATCATAAAAGTATTTTTGTTGAAATTATTTCCGTAACAAAAGATAGATTATTTTCATACAAGCTATCTTGTAGAGCTTATGAAAATCAGGTGAAAACAACTTGTGGACTTGTTTCTATAAACTCTTCCAAATAGTCTCACGAGTACGTATAAGTTATGTCAGCAGataaactcaaataagtcaatccaaacaaACCAATATTATATGTGCATACCTGGATAGTTAGTCTAGTCTTGAGTAGTTCAAGTGGATATGTGCATATAGTTGAACTCACTCCAGCACAGGCACCTGCAATCAATGATGCAGGAACTGGGAGTTTGGATTGCTCCCCGGGCTTTGCGGATAGGTTCTTGTTTACCGTATCATAAGCAAATAGCTGCAGAAACATAGAAAACAATTTGAGATAAAGCAGAACTACAATGTAGAGTCCAGATTCATTTATCATGTTCGTTTGATAACAGGGATTTGGCTGACCTGTTAGAAAGCTAATAAACAAGTTAACGCGCAGAAAATTGCGAAGCACAGACTAAAAGAAAGATACTTGCTCATTGACTTACCTGATGAGCCATTTATATATTTAAGACCCCACCTATAATACAAGAAACAAGAACAAAGCACCATCATATGAAGGTTTTCTGGCAATATAAATCAAAGAAATTCAAGTCCTAAACCTGCTTAAATTCACAATGATTTCAGAAATCATACTCAACTTCGGTATCAGCAAAGCAATCCAGTTAAAAAAACACCTTTTTATAAACAACCAAGTATCAAGAACTATCATTTAGAGATAAACAGAAACAGAAGCAGTGTGGCATGTATGAAGCATTACCTCAATGGCCTTGCTCGGCGCAACACGAATGACATTAACTAGATTACCCCTAAACAAACCCTTCCATCCATCCGTTTTCATAATATCATTGAAAACCTCAGTGCTAGAATGACCACTACTCCCAACCATCAAATGAGTCCTAATAGTCTCCAATGGCGCCACAGTGGTACGAGAAATCGCCCCGGCAATTGCTCCACTACACAGCCTTCTAATAGAAGGATTCCTAATCTTAATCCTGAGTTTAAACCCACCATTTTTACTCTTGGCCTTAACACCTTCTTCACCTTCTTCCACTTCCCCCTTCACCTTAACCCCATTAGCCTCAAATTTCCACAGTGATTGAATATACTTAACGTATAATTCATTGAAAGGAAGTTTAGGGTCATCACCATTTTCATTGGAATCAGAAGGATTGGGTTGTTGAACACCAAACCCTATTCCCATTTGGCCAACACTAGCAAACAAACCTCCAGGATAAGAGTAGTCTTCATGAGAAAGTGAGAAAAACCCATCTGTTTTACTATGAGATAGTTGGATTTTGTTCCTACCCATGAACCAAAAAGACGTTTTGAATTGTTGGGTGTGATAAATTTTGAAGCTTTATGGTGTTCCTTGTAGGGGTAGTAGAAAGAAGTAGTTAGAGTGTGAGATTCATGGCTTGAAGTGTAGAGTATTCATTGAATTGAATGGTTGGTTCTGAATTTGGAAATGATTGGTGAGGAATCTTACGTTAATTAGTTATCACATAAATATGGAATCGAGGTATGTTTGGTTTTTGTTTTGTTTGCTGCGGCTGTCTCTTCGAAGTGCGGAGGAGTGAGTTAGTGTTGAAGTGCTACCACCGAATCCATACCatctttttcattttttattacttACTGTATAATTGTATTTATCCCTCgttaataaaaaaatattaattctAAAAATAGTTTTGTGATTTTATTAAGACTTTAAATTAGAAAGTTTTTCTTGAATATATATGTATTTAATACATTGGAAATTAAAATgattaattttttaataattttttttattaatagTTAATAAGATCCTTTAATATAATACACGTTGATCATTAAATGATAgtgtaaaattattttatattGTCGGTTGTTTAAAATCAAAAGATTAGTTGACTTGAAATTGATAAGAAATAAGCATGACTATTAGGTAGTTGACTTGGGCCATTATGTTTTCAACGAAGTAAAAAAGTAAGAGTTGCTAAAGACTATGAGCCGGCTTATACTGATTATACTAGAACCGACATTGCATATGTCGTGAGATTGTTCTGTAAGTTTATTAGCAGATAGAGTAACGTGCATTTGCAAGCTATTGAGAGAGTCATGCAATATCTTAAAAGGATTGTGAATATCGATTTACATTATTAGAGATTTTCTGATGTACTTGAAGGATACAATGATGAAGATTGGAACACCTTATCAGATGATTCAAAAGTAAGTAGTGACTATATATTCAATATAGTTGGAGAAATTGTATCTTGTAAATCAAAGAAACACAATATGTTGGCTCAGTCCACGATGCAGTCTAATATGATAACATTAATGAATGCTAGTGAATGAGCAAGTTGATTAAGATGCTTGCCGGTTGAGAtttgtttgtgagaaaaacccATGCCACATGTGTTGATCAACTCCAATAGTACCACACTATTGTAAAAATTGAGAATTGTTATTATAACGGTAAGAGACGCCAAATACGAAGAAAATACAAGACTATTAGAGAGTTTATCTCTAAAGGAGCTGCAAGAATGGATCATGTACGCACATATGAGAATTTAGCAGATTCTTTTACGAAGAGATTAGCTAGAGAGGAAGTCCTTAATATAGATGAGACTAATTCCTATATATAAATGAGATTCTTCCATAGCATGATCTAACACAGAACAAGTTATTACTTCCATAAGGCCAAAGCACCACATCTAACTGGTCATCAGTAGGACTGAAATCTTGCAACACTTGTAAAAgttcttttttttttaaagtgATCTCATACCTCTTTGCAGAGGTCCAATATGTTTTCAATGTCCATACTTCAACTAACCAATCCCCCATATTACTCACACTAGCATCTTTATTTACATATACCTGGAAACATATTGGGAATTGAATTGATAAGCTATCCTCTCCCAACCATCCGCCTGTCCAAAAAGGAATCTTCATTCCATCACCCAACCTGAAAGTAAAATGTTGCAAAATCCCTCTAGGTTCATCATAGATCTTCATGAGATCTCTCCATCATAATGACTCTTTTAATTTTTTACCTAAGACTTCTTTGAACCATAATCTTCTTATGAAGTTACCATATCTCTCCTTCAATATCCCTTTCCAAATTACTTTATCTAACACGAGTGGTCATCACGCATCTTGATACTACACTTGTTGAATCATTCCTTGGGCGTGCATTATTTTGACTACTTGCTAATACATGTTGCCAACACCATCATCTACTTATAAGTATTCAAGCTATCACCAGATTTCTCTACTCAACTCCAAACTTAAAACTAATGGTTTGCCCTCTAGTAGAGTTTGTTCCTCTATAAACTATTAGTAAAGTTCATTCTCTTGAAAGAATTACTTAGTTATTTTCCTTCTCAACGTTTAAATTTGAGAAACAACTAAATAATAGAACACATGGTACAATGATACAATTTTTACGTGACTGTTTACCGTCGAAATTGATAAATAAACGCTAGTCTTCCAAATTTAGATATCTTTGGTTACTTACAGGATTGACTAGATTGATCCTAGAACATATGTTGTTATTTAGTTTTTGGGTTCGTTAATTATAAACATTTCGACAATGTTCTTTAAAGTGTTTGTAGGAACATTATAAATTCTTTAACAAAACGCAGGAGTAAAGACTTGTAAAGTAAATGACGAAATCTTAAATATTGAAATTGTTGTAGTAAATGTAAATTACACAATCTTGTGAGGTTTGGTGGCCTAGAAAATTGTGATATTTACAAAAACCCTGTTTCTTTCGCTGTTCTAACGGAGGTATTTTAGCGCCAAAAGACACTATCATTTGGCCATCTTTGACTAACAAGTTGAAAATTTTGCCACACTTGGTAAAGTCAAAGATATATGTCTTCTTAGGGAATTTATCATTCTTATTTGGTTCGATAGGATTTTCCCGTTTGAAGGTGCTAGAACCTTGCAAGAATAGGGTGACCCTTGTTTTAATTCGGCCAAGTCGATTTCACTCCCGTCGAAACCTTAAGGGTCATTATTCGTTTCCCGATCATCTTCATCTATGTCAACATACGCTACCCTTTCTTTCCTATTACTCTTAGTTGCTCTGGCTTTTTCATCCTTCAAACGTTCTACCTGTCGAGCTCTATCGGCTAACTTGACCATATCCCTCAAATATTGAGTGTCTAATTTATTTCTGATGGAATAATCTAATCCACCAACGGCCATTTCGACCAGTTCATGTTCAGGCACCTGTGTGAAACACCTTGCCTTTAGCAAACGAAACCTATTAAGATAGTCGTCGATTGGCTTAGAAAATTTACGCTTAATACTAGCCAATTCTTTCAGGCTAATCTTCGACTGGCCCAggtaaaattgttcatggaacaatctTTCTAGACGAGTCCAATCATGAATCGAACTCGCTGGAAGTGTAGTAAACCATGTGAAGACGTTTTTAGTGAGCGAACTAGGGAACTATTTTATCCTTAAGTTTTCGTTATTCTCTAAGTCTCCTGCTTCAATTAGATATCTCGCCACATGTTCGACAGTCGATTCACTAGTATCTCTAAATTTTTTTGGGACTTTTAATCCCTTAGGAAATTCAGTTTGCAAGATATAGGCAGACAACGGGGAACTATAATTTGGCCTGTGAAGGCCAACATTCATCCCATTTCACGCCATAATCCTTTCGATCATTACTTCCAAATTGTTATCTCTTGCCATACCATCATATCGAACCTGACGTATGACCCCGTCAACATTTTGATTCCTATTGACCATTACCACCCTTGGTTCCCTTCTCCTGGCACTTGTTGTTCGTTCCCGGGGTTTTAGACTCCAACCCCCTGATTTTCCATGTCTATTCGGGGTTCATTTCGATGGGCTTGGTTAATAGTAGGATCCTCTTCAAGGATTGCTCCTTGGTTTTCTAATAACTGTTCCCTTCGAAGTTGTCGAGGCGCTTGTGGAACTCCAAAGAAAGCTACAATTCACGTCATCTGCACTGCCATTTTTTTGGTTTATTTGAGTGGTATTTTGAATAAAAGGATTGAATATTGTGCCCATTTGTTGGGCCAACATATGGACCATCTCATGGTTACTTTCGTCCATGTGCTGCCTTAAAACTG containing:
- the LOC127087056 gene encoding cellulose synthase A catalytic subunit 1 [UDP-forming]; the encoded protein is MEASSGMVAGSHKRNELVRIRHDSSDSGPKPLKNLNGQICQICGENVGLTATSDVFVACNECGFPVCRLCYDYERKDGNQSCPQCKTRYKRHKGSARVDGDDDEDDGDDIENEFNYGQGNTKSRRQWEDDADLSSSSRRDYQQPIPLLTNGQTMSGEIPCATPDTQSIRTTSGPLGPSEKGHALPYIDPRQPVPVRIVDPSKDLNSYGLGNVDWKERVEGWKLKHEKNMVQMTGRYAEGKGGGGDIEGTGSNGEELQMVDDARQPMSRIVPISSSQLTPYRVVIVLRLIILGFFLQYRVTHPVNDAYPLWLTSVICEIWFALSWILDQFPKWSPINRETYLDRLAIRYDRDGEPSQLAPIDVFVSTVDPLKEPPLVTANTVLSILSVDYPVDKVSCYVSDDGSAMLTFEALSETAEFAKKWVPFCKKHNIEPRAPEFYFAQKIDYLKDKIQPSFVKERRAMKREYEEFKVGINAYVAKAQKTPEEGWTMQDGTPWPGNNSRDHPGMIQVFLGHSGGLDTDGNELPRLVYVSREKRPGFQHHKKAGAMNALIRVSAVLTNGAYMLNVDCDHYFNNSKALKEAMCFMMDPAYAKKTCYVQFPQRFDGIDLHDRYANRNIVFFDINMKGHDGIQGPVYVGTGCCFNRQALYGYDPVLTEEDLEPNIIVKSCCGSRKKGRGVNKKYGDKKRGVKRTESTIPIFNMEDIEEGVEGYDDERSLLMSQKSLEKRFGQSPVFISATFMEQGGIPPTTNPATLLKEAIHVISCGYEDKTEWGKEIGWIYGSVTEDILTGFKMHARGWISVYCMPPRPAFKGSAPINLSDRLNQVLRWALGSIEIFLSRHCPLWYGYNGRMRPLMRLAYINTIVYPFTSLPLIAYCTLPAFCLLTNKFIIPEISNFASMWFILLFISIFTTSILELRWSGVGIEDWWRNEQFWVIGGTSAHLFAVFQGLLKVLAGIDTNFTVTSKASDEDGDFAELYVFKWTSLLIPPTTVLIVNLVGIVAGVSFAINSGYQSWGPLFGKLFFAIWVIAHLYPFLKGLLGRQNRTPTIVIVWSILLASIFSLLWVRIDPFITDPNKASANGQCGINC
- the LOC127087058 gene encoding adenine nucleotide transporter BT1, chloroplastic/mitochondrial, coding for MGRNKIQLSHSKTDGFFSLSHEDYSYPGGLFASVGQMGIGFGVQQPNPSDSNENGDDPKLPFNELYVKYIQSLWKFEANGVKVKGEVEEGEEGVKAKSKNGGFKLRIKIRNPSIRRLCSGAIAGAISRTTVAPLETIRTHLMVGSSGHSSTEVFNDIMKTDGWKGLFRGNLVNVIRVAPSKAIELFAYDTVNKNLSAKPGEQSKLPVPASLIAGACAGVSSTICTYPLELLKTRLTIQRGVYNGLLDAFVKIIKEEGPAELYRGLTPSLIGVIPYSATNYFAYDTLRKAYQKIFKQEKIGNIETLLIGSAAGAISSTATFPLEVARKQMQVGALSGRQVYRDVLHALVSILEKEGIQGLYRGLGPSCMKLVPAAGISFMCYEACKKILIDNDEKE